From the Bombus pascuorum chromosome 7, iyBomPasc1.1, whole genome shotgun sequence genome, one window contains:
- the LOC132909163 gene encoding large ribosomal subunit protein eL30, whose amino-acid sequence MVAQKKQKKSQEGINSRLALVMKSGKYVLGYKQTLKSLRQGKAKLVIIANNAAPLRKSEIEYYAMLAKTGVHHYIGNNIELGTACGKYFRVCTLSITDPGNSDIIKSMPTGEQP is encoded by the exons atgGTGGCCCAAAAGAAACag AAAAAGTCCCAGGAGGGTATCAACTCCAGATTGGCACTGGTTATGAAATCAGGGAAATATGTCTTGGGTTACAAGCAAACCTTGAAGTCCCTTCGGCAAGGGAAAGCAAAATTGGTCATCATAGCGAATAATGCTGCACCTCTAAG GAAATCAGAGATAGAGTACTATGCTATGTTGGCGAAGACAGGTGTGCATCACTATATaggaaataatatagaattagGTACTGCATGTGGAAAATACTTCCGTGTATGTACTCTTTCTATTACTGACCCTGGAAATTccgatattataaaatctatgCCTACTGGTGAACAaccataa
- the LOC132909158 gene encoding mannose-6-phosphate isomerase, with amino-acid sequence MELKCKVQTYDWGRYGIDSTVATLIKSSNSDFVLDEKRPYAELWIGTHPNGPSYIKNLNISLEEYIKQNTNVLGNDVQKVFGQHLPFLFKVLSVNKALSIQAHPDKEKARKLNQQHPTIYKDANHKPELAIALTPFEALCGFRPIREIQEFLKILPELRAVIGEDKVLKFMTTGEADNTESLKTCFHSLMTCDPGLIALQLRKLLDRLSNLDESLRQTLHASLLERLYSDYPGDVGCFGIYFFNFITMQPGEAIYLGPNEPHAYLSGDCVECMACSDNVVRAGLTPKLKDVPTLVEMLRYICEPISAKRFQPSREDECTEVFRPPVVDFAVAKITIPPGRASYNIIPRSTASVLIIINGKGEISPSKILYRGSVIFIPADEKVGIKVLCGCHPMLMFQAFVNV; translated from the exons ATGGAGCTTAAATGTAAAGTGCAAACTTACGACTGGGGAAGATATGGTATTGATAGTACTGTTGCAACCTTAATAAAATCTTCTAATTCAGATTTTGTACTGGATGAAAAGAGACCATATGCTGAACTGTGGATAGGTACTCATCCCAATGGTccttcatatataaaaaatttaaatatatctttggaagaatacataaaacaaaatactAATGTGTTAGGAAATGAtgtacaaaaagtatttggtCAACACTtaccatttctttttaaagtgTTATCTGTGAATAAAGCACTATCTATCCAAGCACATCCAGATaag GAAAAAGCAAGAAAACTGAATCAACAACATCCCACTATTTACAAAGATGCAAATCATAAACCAGAACTTGCAATAGCATTAACGCCTTTTGAGGCTCTTTGTGGCTTCCGTCCAATCAGAGAGATAcaagagtttttaaaaattttacctgAATTACGTGCTGTAATAGGAGAAGATAAAGTACTTAAATTTATGACAACAGGTGAAGCAGACAATACAGAATCTTTGAAAACATGTTTTCATAGTCTCATGACTTGTGATCCTGGATTAATTGCATTGCAACTTAGAAAATTACTTGACAGACTATCTAATTTGg ATGAATCATTAAGACAAACTTTACATGCTAGTTTACTGGAAAGACTGTATTCAGATTATCCAGGAGATGTAGGATGTTTTggcatttatttttttaattttataactatGCAGCCTGGTGAGGCTATATATCTTGGACCAAATGAACCACATGCATATCTTTCTGGTG ATTGTGTGGAATGTATGGCATGCTCTGATAATGTAGTGCGTGCAGGATTAACTCCTAAACTAAAAGATGTGCCAACATTAGTTGAAATGTTGAGGTACATTTGTGAACCAATTTCTGCAAAAAGATTTCAACCTTCTCGGGAGGACGAATGTACCGAAGTATTTCGTCCACCTGTAGTAGATTTTGCTGTTGCTAAAATAACA attcCTCCTGGAAGAGcttcgtataatataattccAAGAAGTACAGCGAgcgttttaataattataaatggaaAGGGTGAAATTTCACCGTCGAAGATTCTTTATCGAGGTTCAGTTATATTTATTCCAGCAGATGAAAAAG